The Brachyhypopomus gauderio isolate BG-103 chromosome 2, BGAUD_0.2, whole genome shotgun sequence genome contains a region encoding:
- the usp36 gene encoding LOW QUALITY PROTEIN: ubiquitin carboxyl-terminal hydrolase 36 (The sequence of the model RefSeq protein was modified relative to this genomic sequence to represent the inferred CDS: deleted 1 base in 1 codon) — MPIVDKLKEALKPGRRDSGEEGDLNKLLSASAKKVLLQKIEFEPASKGFSYQLETLKTKYVLLNPKGDSVVVQRPAEPAPIKRQGSEGLGGGQGDGIPPPQKLLFPGNKLSMKWERVYRVGAGLHNLGNTCFLNSTVQCLTYTPPLANYLLSKEHSRSCHQSGFCMICVMQNHIIQAFANTGNAIKPVSFIRDLKKIARHFRFGSQEDAHEFLRYTIDAMQKACLNGYPKLDRQTQATTLVHQIFGGYLRSRVKCSICKSVSDTYDPYLDIAVEIRQAANIVRALELFVKPDVLSGENAYMCAKCMKKVPATKRFTVHRASNVLTLSLKRFANFSGGKITKDVGYPEFLNLRPYMSQSSGDPVMYGLYAVLVHSGYSCHAGHYYCYVKASNGQWYQMNDSMVNSSNIKVVLNQQAYVLFYLRIPEKKNTDGPHVKQNVVHSARSHVTPEQVKKTLLNGPLSSPQVVKKLDTAQLRKIQSVDSGLGMPVSRNGLGVQSPKLANGTHTPPRLSGGPTPVDDPSKKLKKPISQPQARANAPPPSGLGKPDPDRRSVTEGRSLVLSTSLKSLSDSSSADTSEESKDSIGSRSAPAGDASVSARNAVNGTSSPAKSADRGTAEDNKMARLKPPALTNITLEATSTTSPPPAKRLALSAKKATPRRSPSSSSSPEAPPSSSHHQSRDPAHPAQLHPLPPATPPQHQRVPFHPPKSPPTCHLSKHANPLKEPPSASKNPMCCPPTNGIQTHPSIGPKPIPNRQSLESGTVLADELVSPKIKKKKKKKKKRRRSESEQEPTGPPEEPRSHRQEREERKRRKRKREEEPRGLDAQGEAMSSRLKPLLSSEDWGLSETWNVSMDCSAGYSKKQPCSSECPPARHEAQTQLPAPPQPQAAGDQQDHALKKSKKKKKRLREQLDEPTSKLSISSSSAELNNTTPIDRELKKKAKKRKREEAQSREPRGTPEDPVGDERSIHMNGTETGTAHKASTVVAWDSQVRDGYKRGGASGESDEVAEKGPRPAPVAWDGRKSSGVVEELLKNATDKAYGAEVLTWDGEQSAVSRDAIKDTSGAKHHTVIDEWDEEFDRGKVKKMKKYKRERRRSANVFQKIQDHRSMWSVTPGARRCSLGYRY; from the exons ATGCCCATAGTGGACAAGCTGAAGGAGGCCCTGAAACCGGGCCGCAGGGACTCGGGCGAGGAGGGGGACCTCAACAAGCTCTTGTCCGCCTCCGCCAAGAAGGTGTTGTTGCAGAAGATCGAGTTTGAGCCGGCCAGCAAGGGTTTCAGCTACCAGCTGGAGACACTCAAGACCAAGTATGTGCTCCTGAATCCCAAGGGCGACAGTGTTGTGGTCCAGAGGCCTGCAGAACCTGCTCCAATAAAACGGCAGG GGTCAGAAGGCCTGGGTGGGGGCCAGGGTGACGGCATCCCCCCACCACAGAAGCTGCTCTTCCCAGGGAACAAGCTCTCCATGAAGTGGGAGCGGGTGTACCGGGTGGGAGCGGGCCTCCACAACCTCGGCAACACCTGCTTCCTCAACTCCACTGTGCAGTGTCTGACCTACACACCGCCGCTGGCCAACTACCTTCTGTCCAAGGAGCACAGCCGCTCCT GTCACCAGTCGGGATTCTGTATGATCTGCGTCATGCAGAACCACATCATCCAGGCCTTCGCCAACACGGGCAACGCCATCAAGCCCGTCTCCTTCATCCGCGACCTGAAAA AAATTGCGCGACACTTCCGTTTCGGCAGTCAGGAGGATGCGCACGAGTTTCTGCGCTACACCATCGACGCGATGCAGAAAGCGTGTCTTAATGGCTACCCGAA GCTGGACAGACAGACCCAGGCTACCACGCTGGTACACCAGATCTTCGGAGGTTACTTGAGGTCCAGAG TGAAGTGTTCCATTTGCAAAAGCGTGTCCGACACGTACGACCCCTACCTGGACATAGCCGTAGAGATCCGG CAAGCGGCTAACATCGTCCGCGCCCTAGAACTGTTCGTCAAGCCAGACGTCCTGAGCGGCGAAAACGCGTACATGTGTGCCAA GTGTATGAAGAAGGTTCCGGCCACAAAACGCTTCACGGTCCATCGCGCCTCCAACGTGCTCACGCTGTCCCTCAAACGTTTTGCCAACTTCAGTGGCGGGAAGATCACCAAG GATGTCGGCTACCCAGAATTCCTCAACCTTCGTCCATACATGTCTCAGAGCTCAGGAGACCCAGTGATGTATGGCCTCTATGCGGTCCTGGTGCATTCTGGGTACAGCTGCCATGCTGGTCACTACTACTGCTATGTCAAG GCCAGCAATGGTCAGTGGTACCAGATGAACGACTCTATGGTTAATTCCAGTAACATCAAGGTGGTGTTGAATCAGCAGGCCTACGTTCTCTTTTACCTGAG GATCCCTGAGAAAAAGAACACGGACGGTCCACACGTGAAACAGAACGTGGTGCATTCTGCACGGAGTCACGTGACCCCTGAGCAAGTGAAGAAAACGCTGTTGAACGGACCGTTGTCGTCTCCTCAAGTGGTGAAG AAGCTGGATACTGCTCAGCTGAGGAAGATCCAGTCTGTGGACAGTGGTCTGGGCATGCCAGTGTCCCGGAACGGCTTGGGCGTCCAGTCTCCCAAGCTGGCAAACGGCACGCACACCCCGCCCAGACTGTCCGGAGGGCCCACGCctgtggacgacccctccaagAAGCTGAAGAAGCCCATTTCTCAGCCCCAGGCCCGGGCCAACGCGCCTCCGCCCAGCGGACTTGGCAAACCTGACCCAGACAGAAGGAGCGTCACGGAGGGCCGCAGTCTGGTGCTGTCTACCTCACTCAAGTCCCTGTCGGACTCCTCGTCTGCGGACACCTCTGAAGAATCCAAG GACTCGATCGGCAGCAGGAGTGCCCCTGCTGGAGATGCGTCCGTCTCTGCCCGCAACGCTGTCAACGGCACCTCATCTCCGGCTAAAAGCGCAGATCGAGGCACGGCGGAGGACAACAAGATGGCAAGGCTGAAGCCGCCAGCCCTCACCAACATCACGCTCGAAGCCACCAGCACCACGTCACCCCCTCCTGCCAAGAGGCTGGCCCTGTCCGCCAAGAAG GCCACGCCCAGACGGAGCccgagcagcagcagcagccctgAGGCTCCGCCTTCGTCATCGCATCATCAGTCCCGTGACCCCGCCCATCCAGCTCAGCTTCATCCGCTTCCCCCCGCCACACCTCCACAGCACCAAAG GGTCCCATTCCACCCACCCAAGTCTCCGCCCACCTGTCATCTCTCTAAACATGCAAACCCTCTCAAAGAGCCGCCCTCTGCCTCAAAGAATCCTATGTGCTGTCCACCAACCAATGGGATTCAGACCCACCCTTCCATTGGCCCCAAACCAATCCCAAATCGGCAGTCCTTAGAATCCGGCACGGTATTGGCTGATGAACTCGTCAGTCCCAAaattaagaagaagaagaagaaaaagaagaagcgGCGGCGAAGTGAGAGCGAGCAGGAACCCACGGGGCCACCAGAAGAGCCGCGGAGCCACCgtcaggagagagaggagaggaagaggaggaagaggaaaaggGAGGAGGAGCCCAGAGGGCTCGACGCTCAGGGAGAGGCCATGTCGTCTCGCCTTAAACCGCTGCTTTCCAGCGAAGACTGGGGCCTCTCGGAGACGTGGAATGTTAGCATGGATTGCAGTGCAGGATATTCCAAAAAGCAGCCCTGCTCATCTGAGTGTCCGCCTGCTCGCCATGAGGCCCAGACTCAGCTGCCCGCCCCGCCCCAGCCACAGGCCGCAGGAGACCAGCAAGATCACGCTCTAAAGAAgagcaagaagaagaagaagaggctCAGAGAGCAGCTGGATGAGCCCACAAGCAAGCTCAGCATCTCCAGCAG TAGTGCTGAGCTGAATAACACAACACCGATAGACAGGGAGCTGAAGAAAAAGGCGaaaaagaggaaaagagaggagGCACAGAGTAGAGAACCCAGGGGAACTCCTGAGGACCCTGTTGGGGACGAACGGTCCATTCACATGAACGGCACCGAGACGGGGACGGCCCACAAAGCAAGTACAG TGGTAGCGTGGGACAGTCAGGTTCGGGATGGCTACAAGAGGGGCGGAGCCTCAGGTGAGTcggatgaggtggccgagaagGGCCCTCGTCCTGCCCCCGTGGCCTGGGATGGCAGAAAAAGCTCCGGTGTGGTCGAAGAGCTCCTGAAGAACGCCACAGATAAAGCATACGGAGCTGAAG TGCTCACTTGGGACGGGGAGCAGTCCGCAGTCAGTAGAGACGCCATCAAGGACACA TCGGGCGCCAAGCACCACACAGTCATCGATGAGTGGGACGAGGAGTTTGACCGTGGCAAG gtgaagaagatgaagaagtacaagagagagaggagaagaagtGCCAACGTCTTCCAGAAGATCCAGGACCATCGTAGCATGTGGTCCGTCACCCCAGGAGCACGACGGTGCAGTTTGGGGTATCGCTACTGA
- the timp2b gene encoding metalloproteinase inhibitor 2b, with the protein MTKLGGVSVSVLVLLLWRVEVVVEACSCSPAHPQQAYCTADVVLRAKVVGQKQVVTGNDNYGNPIKRIQYDIKQIKMFKGPKQEIDVIFTGDSSAVCGVNLESTGQKEYLITGKLEADGTTHVTLCDFIEPWQSLSITQKKGLESRYEMGCQCRITRCASVPCAVSHTMECLWTDWIMESVVHGPQALHYTCIQRSDDSCAWYRGAAAPKKDFMDIEDP; encoded by the exons ATGACCAAGCTGGgtggtgtttcagtttcagtgCTGGTGTTGCTCCTGTggcgggtggaggtggtggtggaggcctGCAGTTGCTCTCCTGCACATCCACAACAGGCCTACTGCACTGCGGATGTTG TTCTCAGAGCCAAAGTGGTTGGACAGAAACAGGTCGTGACGGGCAACGACAACTACGGCAATCCGATCAAGAGGATCCAGTATGATATTAAACAGATCAAG ATGTTTAAGGGACCAAAACAGGAGATTGATGTCATCTTCACTGGCGAttcctctgctgtgtgtggggtgaaCCTAGAGAGCACCGGTCAAAAGGAATATCTCATCACAG GTAAGCTGGAGGCTGACGGCACCACTCATGTGACGCTGTGCGATTTCATCGAGCCATGGCAGTCGCTGTCCATCACGCAGAAGAAGGGCCTGGAGTCGCGTTACGAGATGGGCTGTCAGTGCCGG ATCACCCGCTGCGCCTCTGTCCCCTGTGCGGTCAGCCACACCATGGAGTGTCTGTGGACCGACTGGATCATGGAGAGTGTGGTGCACGGGCCGCAGGCCTTGCACTACACCTGCATCCAGAGGAGTGATGACTCCTGTGCTTGGTACCGCGGGGCAGCCGCGCCTAAGAAAGACTTCATGGACATCGAAGACCCGTAA